A stretch of DNA from Leptospira bouyouniensis:
TTCAGGCGGGTGATTGTTTTTTATTTTAAATTGAATTTTTTCTAACAAACTTCCATAATGCAAAGCATACTGGAAGAACCTTTTCCCTGAAAGGACTGGTTGTGTGAGTTGAAATTGATTCAAAAACATGGATCCTATCAATTCATTTCCACCTGTGGAATTGAATTGCTCTATGTAGAGATTGCTTGCCTTGTGGTAGATAGCGTAATTTGTTCGATTAACACCTAAAATCCCCTTGAATAAATCGATTCGACTAGATGAATAACCCAAACCGCTATTGCCTTTATACCACTGAGTCAAAGGATACAAATAATTCTTAAACAAATCCTCCAAGTGTTCGGAATTGGTAGCTTCCCATTTTCTGATAATACTTACTTTAGATTCCTCAGTTTCATCATGCATCTCCCTCAAGTGGAAGGATTTTAATAGGTCATGAGGTGCCAGCTCTTTTCCTCTAGAATTCTGTGAGTCAAAGAATTGAAAGGCGTCTTGCTCACTATCTGTCACGATTTGAACAATAGTGCTATTCTTCAGAAGATAATTTTTAAAATTTCGTTTTCGTTCATCTGTCTTCAACTCATTGAGTCTTCTCTTTAAAACAAAAAAATTTCGAAGCAGAGGTTCTTTGAAACTTAAGTTTATATTTGCTTTTAATAAATTTGACCTATCATCTCCAAGTGCATGAAGCAGTATAGAATTTGTAATCATTCTCTGTTGCCCATCTACAATATCATACTCTGATTCTTTTTTATGAAGTATTACAGAACCAATTCGGTATTCTTTCTTTTCTTCTTCAAAAGCTTCGTAGATATCTTGGAATAATGTGTTTGCGGATTTCTCAGTCCACCGATATGGTCTTTGATAATCAGGAAGTCGTAATTTCAGTTTCAGAAGTTCTTCCAAAGTGACAATCTTTAACTCACTCTCAACTAATGGCATCTTAATTCCCCAACCCCAATTCCCCCCGAAACGCCCTCTGGCTCAAAGCTCCATACAAATTCTCCAACTCCCCCAAACTCTTCTGGTATTTCTCTTTCAAGGACTCCACCTTCTCCACAACCGCCGCAAATTGGTTTTGGAGTTCGAGGGGGGGAGCGATAAACTCTATTATTCTTACATCCCTTAAATTGATCTGTTTAAGAGCTATGCCATAGGTCTTTTCTTGAATTTTTTTCTGCATTGATTGTGATTTGATTTGAGACAAAGCAAACAAGTTATTGAAATTATCGGTAAACCAAATTGGAGTTATTCCCCGAGTTACATTTGCGTCCTTCAAATCCTCACCGGCAATCGACACAACTCCCGTTGTGCCTCGAACACACATTAATAGTTCTCCACCTTTAAGTCTTGTTCTTCTATATTTATTTTCAATCTTTGGATCAATACGTTTTAGTCCAAGACTGTGTATAATATCGGAAGTTAAATCAACGGGTCTTACAATTATGACACCATCTTTGAATTCTTCACCAGGTTGAACTATTCCATAGGTTAATGGACAATCTGGTGCAACAATTTCGGAAAACCTCTTCACCTCCCACCCCTTCTCATTCCGCACCGGATCCCCAAACATCTCCAAAAAGGTGCTCTTCAAATACGCATCTAACAAGGCCAGACTTTCTCTCCTTTTGGCGATCAATGAGTCGGCCTTGGACAGAATGTTCGCAATGACGATTTGTTCGGGAAGAGGGGGGAGCGGGATGAGGATTTTTTCTAATCCTTCGTATTTTAAAGAATCTCGAACGGAGCCTTGTGTATTATTTTTAATCTGAACTATCCCATTATTACTTTTCAAATATCGTAGTAAGTAACCTGGGTGCAAATCCTGTAAGTTAATACTGAAGACAATGTATAGTGGACTAATTAATGCTTCTTCAGATTCAGTTAAACATGCAATTGAGCCAACATTTATTCGCGAAGGGTTGTAAGCGAATTCATTCTTTTTCACTATTTTGTAATTCGATAAGTCTTTACTGAATACTTCTTTGCTGAAATAATCTTCCGATCTAGTAAATCCTTGGGAATTTGTAACGGAATACACTGTAATATTATGTAAACCTCGATTTCTTAGGCTTGTCTGTTTGGTATACTTACCAAGATTCCGAATTGGCCAACGACTATTCATATAAACTTGCCTTTGCGAAAGAATCTGTGAAGGCAAAAAGTGTTAATGATTTGCAAGTTTCGTTATTTTTTCCTTTCAATTTGAATAAAAAACTATAAAAAAAAATCTTATACAGTAATCGATCTCTCCGATACGCTTCGCCACTGAGAGCCCGAGACCCTTTCCTATCGAATAGGGATGCTGAGTAGAATCCATAGGATTCGTACCGAAGCATCACCCTAACATCCCCGTTAACTCATCCAAGCCCTTTCCGATTTCCTTCTCGAGACCCTTTAGTTTTTCCAGAAT
This window harbors:
- a CDS encoding DUF262 domain-containing protein, which translates into the protein MPLVESELKIVTLEELLKLKLRLPDYQRPYRWTEKSANTLFQDIYEAFEEEKKEYRIGSVILHKKESEYDIVDGQQRMITNSILLHALGDDRSNLLKANINLSFKEPLLRNFFVLKRRLNELKTDERKRNFKNYLLKNSTIVQIVTDSEQDAFQFFDSQNSRGKELAPHDLLKSFHLREMHDETEESKVSIIRKWEATNSEHLEDLFKNYLYPLTQWYKGNSGLGYSSSRIDLFKGILGVNRTNYAIYHKASNLYIEQFNSTGGNELIGSMFLNQFQLTQPVLSGKRFFQYALHYGSLLEKIQFKIKNNHPPENVPTNGSGEIYIKQLYESVLMFFVDRFGLESLNDFIFQQLYSWCYSLRLVMHSVYPETVNKYARGEHERLNYGMNLFTIISEMKDPSEIKLLIFEKPSVIKLENKNKYESIVNTLNKINGWDL
- a CDS encoding restriction endonuclease subunit S; translated protein: MNSRWPIRNLGKYTKQTSLRNRGLHNITVYSVTNSQGFTRSEDYFSKEVFSKDLSNYKIVKKNEFAYNPSRINVGSIACLTESEEALISPLYIVFSINLQDLHPGYLLRYLKSNNGIVQIKNNTQGSVRDSLKYEGLEKILIPLPPLPEQIVIANILSKADSLIAKRRESLALLDAYLKSTFLEMFGDPVRNEKGWEVKRFSEIVAPDCPLTYGIVQPGEEFKDGVIIVRPVDLTSDIIHSLGLKRIDPKIENKYRRTRLKGGELLMCVRGTTGVVSIAGEDLKDANVTRGITPIWFTDNFNNLFALSQIKSQSMQKKIQEKTYGIALKQINLRDVRIIEFIAPPLELQNQFAAVVEKVESLKEKYQKSLGELENLYGALSQRAFRGELGLGN